Sequence from the Rhodococcus jostii RHA1 genome:
GTGGATCCGCCGCCGGCCGGGCAGGTTACGCTCGACGGTCGCGTCCGAAAGTCCGAGGGCACCATCGCAGGCAAGGAACCGATCGACGAGAACGGGCTCCGCCAGGTGTACTACATCGATGCGGGTCAGATCGGCGGTTTCATCGGCACCGATCTCGTCGACGCGTACGTGCAACTCGAACCCGGTCAGCCCGGCGGCCTCGGCACCATCCCGCTCCCCCAACTCGACGCCGGCCCGTACCTGTCGTACGGCTTGCAGTGGCTGGCGTTCGGCATCATGGCCCCGCTCGGCCTGGCCTACTTCATTCGCGCGGAGTGGCGCGAACGCCGCAAGGAGAAGTCCGCGAAGACCTCCGACGACTCCGCCCCGGTTCCCACACCGGTGGCCCGGAAGAAGCCGTTCGCCCGAAGCAAGCCGGTGGAGTCAGCGCCGCGGACGGCGGCGGAAGCGAAGCTGGCCGACCGCTACGGCAAGGGCCGCTGACACCAGCGCCGCACCGACCTGCACCGCCGCGGACAGCCGTACCGCACGGTCGAGGTCGACGGGCAGGGGCGACGGCCCGGAGCCGAGGACGGGTCGCATCTCGACGCCGTGCGCGTATTCGGTGCGCCCACCCAGCGAGATCCCGAGTGCGCCCGCCGCGCTGGCCTCCGCGACGCCCGCGTTGGGGCTGGGGTGCTGGGACGCGTCGCGTCGCCACGCCTCCCACGCCTCGTTCGGCGACCCGCCGACCGCCGGCGCGGCCATGACGGACAGCGCACCCGTCAGGCGGGCGGGCAGCAGGTTGAGGACGTCGTCCCACCGCGCCGCCGCCCAGCCGAAGTTGCGGTACTTCGGCGAGCGGTACCCGACCATCGCGTCCAGGGTGTTGGACGCCCGGTAGACGAACAGTCCGGGAATTCCGGCCACGGCGCCCCACACGAATGCCCCGACCGCCGAGTCCGACGTGTTCTCGGCCACCGACTCCAGCGTCGCCCGCGTGAGCCCGTCGACGCCGAGCACGCTGGGGTCGCGGCCGCACAGCGACGGCAACAGGGCGCGGGCGGCGGCAAGGTCGTCCACCTCCAGGTGTGCGGCCATGCTCGATCCGGTCCGTCCCAGCGACGTCCCGCCGAGCACGGCCCACGTCGCGACGGCCGTTCCGGCTACCTCGCCTGGCCATCCCCCGCGCCGCGCCATCCGCGTCGCGGCGACCCCCAGCCCCGCCGCTCCGCCGACGAGGACCGCCACGTGCAGGATCCCGGCCGGCCGGGAGTCGCGGTACGTCACCTTCTCCAATGCCATTGCGGTGCGTCCGAATCCGGCCACGGGATGCCACCGGGCCGGATCGGCGAACACGCGGTCGCCGGCGAAGCCGAGGAGCAGGCCTGCAGCACGCGCGGTGGCGGGACGGGAGGTTCGATGCACGCCGATATTTGTATCAACTAACGTTGCAGTCGATGTAAAGGAGCGTCCCATGAATGCCGCGATCGACGAGTACCTGGTAGGCAAGGACCCGGACGCCACCGAGCGCCTGCTGCAGTTCCGTGACCTCGTTCTCGCGTGCGGCGAGGTGGACGAGCGGGTCCACCGGACCGAGATCGCGTGGGCTCGTGCCCGCGTCTTCGCTGCCGCGTTCATCTATTCGTCGCGGCTCGAGATCGCTCTCGACCTGCGTCGGCGCGTCCATCACCCGCAGCTCCGCGAGGCGTTTCCCACCACGAAGACGGTGATCACGCACCGTTTGACGATCACGTCCGACGATCAGCTCGACGACACCCTAGCGGCGCTCCTCGCCGAGGCCTACGACACCGTGGGTCCAGGCATTCGCGCGCACTAGCCGGGGGCACAATTGCGCGCCGATTCGCCGGATTCCCGCGCAATAGCGTGTGCGTCTCACCAATCCGTCGGCGGGTGCGAACCACGCACTCGTTCCGGTCGGTATGTCTGATTCCTGAAACTCTGCTGAGTATCTCGCCAAGCGCCCTTTACTGCGCCTACCATGGTAAATGCCGCCTCGTTCCCCCCATTCAGGGGCGGCGCACGGCCCCGCCCTGCTCACATCTTCGGTGCTGACTCAACACACCCACGTGGCCCGGCGGGGTTCTGCGCGTCCGGTGGAAATTCGTGTGAGGCATTGGTTTCGCCGACTGCGCCTGGGACGATCGAGAGGTGTGCAGCGACCTGACCAAGCTCGGCGACGACGAACTGCTCGCCCAGCTGGATGAGCACCGAGCACTGCTCGGCGAGTCGATCGCGAACGATTACGGCTGCGAAACGGTCCGCGGAGTCACCATCCGGATCACGGCGTTCGAGGCCGAACTCGGTCGCCGCGGCTCCGCGACCTCGCGCGACGCGACCTGACGGGCTACCTGCGGCTCGTGGTGGGAGCGGACCAGACGCCGGTCACTTCCCCGTCGTCCTCGTAGCGGTCGATCTTCACGATGCCCGCCCCGGTTTCGGTGGGCCGGTGCGTCTCGTTGACGGCCTGGAAGTCTGATTCGAAGGTCTTGTCGCTCGACGTGCCGTTGCGCAGCGTCACCTTGTACCTGGGCATGTCAGGAATATGCCACTGCCGGCGAGGCCGCGGGCGATGAACAGGTTAACTCCACGAAACCTGTCACAGGACGGCAGCTGAACTGAAATGACACAAATCTGTGCTATTTCAGTCAGAACTGCTATTTTCGGCATTGTGCCGTCCGACACACAGCTGATATTCGCCGACCACGTCGGCCGTTTCTACGCACGCCGGTACGGATTCCCGCCGATGGCGGGACGGCTGCTGGGGTACCTGTTCGTCTGCGATCCACCGCAACAGACGATCGACGAACTGGGCGAGGCGTTGCTGGCGAGCCGGAGCGCCATCACCGGGGCGGTCAAGCTGCTCGAGGGCTATCGGATGGCGCGGCGAACCCGAATGGCCGGCGAGCGGGTGGACCGGGTGAGCCTGGACCCGGCCAGTCAGCAACCGCAGAACTTCGATTCCGCTCTCCATCAGGAGCATGCGGCGCTGTTCCGGGAGGGATTGGCGTTGCTGGCCGACGCTCCACCCGAACGTCGCGCCCCGCTCGAGGAGATGGTCGCGCTGGCCGACTTCCTCAGCGAGCGACTTCCGGCGCTGCTGAACGAGTGGCACGCGCATCGCGACGAGCTCCGGGCTCGGCGCACAAAGAAACCCGATCGAGAAGAGGATGTACACCATGACTGAAATCGAACTGTCCGCCCTGCGCGAGCAGGCGGCCAACGGCGATTCGACCGCGCTCGACCTCCTGATCGAGCTCGCCGGCGAACGGGGTGACATGGACGAACTCCGCCGGCTCGCAGACAACGGCAGCTCCGACGCGGCCGACCAGCTCATCGAACTCGCCACGGAACTGGGCGACATGAACGAACTCCGCCGCCTCGCCGACAACGGCAACATCACCGCCGCCGAGCAGCTCATGGAACTCACCGAGGAGTGAAGTGCCGTGCGGGGCGGCCGAACGCGGGCAGCACGGTGAACACCGACACGGAGAAAGCCCCGACCCGCGCGGAACGCAGATCGGGGCTTTGCCCTGACGGTGGGCGCGGAGGGTTTCGAACCCCCGACCGCTGGTGTGTAAAACCAGAGCTCTACCACTGAGCTACACGCCCGAACATCCGGCGAGAACCTCGCCGGATGCGCATCAGGACTCTAGCGTGGCGAGCGCTTTCTCCCAAGCTTCCTGGTCACGGGCCTCTCCGGGCCCGTTCATCTCGGCGAACCGGATGACGCCTTCCTTGTCGATGACGAAGGTGCCGCGGTTCGCGAAGCCCAGTTTCTCGTTGAAGACACCGTACTGCTGCGCGACCGCACCGTGCGGCCAGAAGTCGGCGAGCAGCGGGAAGGTGTATCCCTGCTCGGCGGACCAGATCTTGTGTGTCGGCGACGCACCGACGGAGAGCGCGAGAATCGCAGTCTCGTCGTTCTCGAACTTCGGCAGTTCGTCGCGAACCTTGCAGAGTTCACCCTGACACGTTCCGGTGAACGCGAGGGGGTAGAACACGAGCAGGACGTTC
This genomic interval carries:
- a CDS encoding peroxiredoxin — encoded protein: MPLEVGTTAPDFTLKDQNNQEVTLSDYRGKKNVLLVFYPLAFTGTCQGELCKVRDELPKFENDETAILALSVGASPTHKIWSAEQGYTFPLLADFWPHGAVAQQYGVFNEKLGFANRGTFVIDKEGVIRFAEMNGPGEARDQEAWEKALATLES
- a CDS encoding cobalamin biosynthesis protein, coding for MHRTSRPATARAAGLLLGFAGDRVFADPARWHPVAGFGRTAMALEKVTYRDSRPAGILHVAVLVGGAAGLGVAATRMARRGGWPGEVAGTAVATWAVLGGTSLGRTGSSMAAHLEVDDLAAARALLPSLCGRDPSVLGVDGLTRATLESVAENTSDSAVGAFVWGAVAGIPGLFVYRASNTLDAMVGYRSPKYRNFGWAAARWDDVLNLLPARLTGALSVMAAPAVGGSPNEAWEAWRRDASQHPSPNAGVAEASAAGALGISLGGRTEYAHGVEMRPVLGSGPSPLPVDLDRAVRLSAAVQVGAALVSAALAVAVGQLRFRRRPRR
- a CDS encoding SURF1 family protein, translated to MRRLRFLLRPGWLVLALVVAGFAFMCFYVLAPWQLGKNTSTEHRNQLIADSVDADPVPLETLLSGAAPNPDDEWRRVTATGAYVQNSDLLVRLRSIESQPAYEVLTPLQLTDGRTILVNRGYVRPVQGTEPPPVDPPPAGQVTLDGRVRKSEGTIAGKEPIDENGLRQVYYIDAGQIGGFIGTDLVDAYVQLEPGQPGGLGTIPLPQLDAGPYLSYGLQWLAFGIMAPLGLAYFIRAEWRERRKEKSAKTSDDSAPVPTPVARKKPFARSKPVESAPRTAAEAKLADRYGKGR
- a CDS encoding DUF5655 domain-containing protein gives rise to the protein MNAAIDEYLVGKDPDATERLLQFRDLVLACGEVDERVHRTEIAWARARVFAAAFIYSSRLEIALDLRRRVHHPQLREAFPTTKTVITHRLTITSDDQLDDTLAALLAEAYDTVGPGIRAH
- a CDS encoding GbsR/MarR family transcriptional regulator; protein product: MPSDTQLIFADHVGRFYARRYGFPPMAGRLLGYLFVCDPPQQTIDELGEALLASRSAITGAVKLLEGYRMARRTRMAGERVDRVSLDPASQQPQNFDSALHQEHAALFREGLALLADAPPERRAPLEEMVALADFLSERLPALLNEWHAHRDELRARRTKKPDREEDVHHD